ATGACAATATGCACAATTCGGGAAACGTTCGTACATCAAGAAAtgctttttcaattttttatacaagaaatttatacattaaacaaattccaCGTCCTTTATATACGGGGACAACACATACTGTACATATCGTAGAGAAGCTGTATtaagtattcatataaattcaaGCGTCaggaataaataatgttgcattttaattttcacatatTCTGTACAATTTTGCGGATCGGTTATAAACGACATACGTTAAACTTGTAACATAGTAAACATCCGGTAAAGGGAAAATTGTTGTGACTTGAAagtacaatttaatataacttaattattatacatccttatcgtttaatataaactagtaatccAGAATTGCATtgcaataaaatgtaaaagattttatatatttattaaaaattattattacattttatttacaatatttagtGTAAAACAATCACAAGTAATATAaggatttaattaatgtaagaGAATcttgtatttacaaattattgataaatacGTTTTATTTCGCCGTTTTTATATGACACTCTGCATAATGAACACCGTTTATCTTCAATAGATGTTAAGGCTTTCCTGCATAACACATGTTTGCATGGCAGttgataaaaaattccattagGACAACAAGTACAAGTGTTCAACATAGAACTTTTGTCATGGTTCTCTGGAATGTTgttaaaacgttttaaatgAGGAACTACTGTGGCAACATCGAACTTCACGCTGTTATCGACCTTCAAGTTTACTACATCTGTACAgctatcattttttttttcattttctccttCTATGGGCAATGATACATGAGAATTAGTAGATCTCTTTTTCTTGACTGGTTGAGTTAAAGTAGAAGCATTTCGTTTACGGGGCATTAAAATAACTGGCAGTTTGTGGCAGAACTTCTTATTCTCTTGAAAACTTGTTACAGAAGTGTGCAACATCGGcttacttatatttttatttaatctattttgctttaacaaatatttaggagcatctgaaatttgtttgtcTATCATGCTCAAAGGTAATGCGTGACCTAAAACTCTTGGCAGCTTCTTAATTTCATCTGCATTACTGTTTTCAAGTAGAAACTTGTCTATTCTCATTTTTAGAGCAGCTGCTATGATAGGTTTACGATCTTCACTGAATGGTATGCCAGTAAAGGGATCGGATAATCTTCTTCCCCATAATGCTTCGGATTCCTCATGTTTTTGTAATGTGCTttgatcaattatttttccactAGGCAACAGAATAGGCTGTGTCATAATTTCCCAAGTGATGGCATCTAAGAAAGACTCTGGAATTTGTAGAGATGATTCCAGTACCTCCCTAAAACAATAATACATTTGTTGAGTAAAGAATTTGTATTGCATTTCTACAATAAATTGTAAGGCCCATTGTTATATTTACTTGTTATTTGTAACAGGAAGAGGTTGATCAATCTGCTTAGGTTTTTCTACCGAAGATTGCAGTGTATCTGCAAACTCGGACTTAAAAGATTGTTGTTTACACCATAAAGAACAAATACTGGCCACTGTATCCTTTCCACAACGTGGTGATACAGTTCCCCATACTTCAATTTTGCCTAATGCAGGTACAGAGTTCTCTGTCTTACATATACACACCCTTAGGTTACTTAAATATGTTGCTAAATATCTCAGAGATGGTTTTAtatgttgttttaaaaaatttggtgGAACAGAGATCGCTTCATAGTTGttattcgaaaaagaaaatagcaGTCCAGCATTTGAGTGACCTAAGAATCCAGTAGCCAATAAAGTGTAAGGTACGCTGCTGT
This portion of the Hylaeus volcanicus isolate JK05 chromosome 4, UHH_iyHylVolc1.0_haploid, whole genome shotgun sequence genome encodes:
- the LOC128875982 gene encoding RING finger protein 37, translated to MLFNFCDPRLRPEIECSTVSTEGHEVSNLISDSDKGFLAYACIKPPVNIDISFLCNVSINHILIWPHVGSQKSSGFQLYAKTSNDSSVPYTLLATGFLGHSNAGLLFSFSNNNYEAISVPPNFLKQHIKPSLRYLATYLSNLRVCICKTENSVPALGKIEVWGTVSPRCGKDTVASICSLWCKQQSFKSEFADTLQSSVEKPKQIDQPLPVTNNKEVLESSLQIPESFLDAITWEIMTQPILLPSGKIIDQSTLQKHEESEALWGRRLSDPFTGIPFSEDRKPIIAAALKMRIDKFLLENSNADEIKKLPRVLGHALPLSMIDKQISDAPKYLLKQNRLNKNISKPMLHTSVTSFQENKKFCHKLPVILMPRKRNASTLTQPVKKKRSTNSHVSLPIEGENEKKNDSCTDVVNLKVDNSVKFDVATVVPHLKRFNNIPENHDKSSMLNTCTCCPNGIFYQLPCKHVLCRKALTSIEDKRCSLCRVSYKNGEIKRIYQ